One Candidatus Zixiibacteriota bacterium DNA window includes the following coding sequences:
- a CDS encoding cysteine desulfurase — translation MILRKDFPILSRQINGKPLVYLDSAATTQKPLVVLDALEEYYRRHNANVHRGLHTLAEEATAAFEATRDKVAQFIGGVKREEIIYTRNATEAINLVALSWGERNIHKGDRIVITEMEHHANLVPWIMLSKKTGAELVYIPIDNEGFLKLDNINEIISPNTRLVALTHMSNVLGTINPVEEIIALGHKRGAVVLVDGAQSVPHMPVDVMAMDADFLAFSAHKMLGPTGLGILYGKEHLLNEMEPVTFGGEMISDVQFDSVKWNTLPWKFEAGTPHIAGAVAFGAALDYLDKLGMDNIRRHEMELTAYALEKLAKLDYIKVFGPQDVRYRGGAVSFVDKDIHPHDLATFLDSCGIAVRAGHHCAQPLTRLLGVSATTRASFYLYNTKDDIDALINALKESRRYFHYD, via the coding sequence ATGATTCTAAGGAAAGATTTCCCGATACTCTCGCGTCAGATCAACGGGAAACCGCTGGTCTATCTAGACAGCGCGGCGACGACACAAAAGCCACTGGTTGTTCTCGATGCTTTGGAGGAGTACTATCGACGACATAACGCCAATGTGCATCGGGGTCTGCATACTCTGGCGGAGGAGGCGACTGCGGCTTTTGAGGCGACCCGCGATAAAGTGGCGCAGTTTATCGGCGGGGTCAAGAGGGAAGAGATTATCTATACCCGTAACGCCACCGAGGCTATTAATCTGGTTGCACTCTCCTGGGGTGAGAGAAATATTCACAAAGGCGACCGGATTGTAATTACGGAGATGGAGCATCACGCCAATCTTGTTCCCTGGATTATGCTCAGCAAAAAGACCGGCGCCGAATTGGTCTATATACCGATCGATAACGAAGGATTTCTGAAACTTGACAATATTAATGAGATAATATCGCCCAACACCCGGCTGGTGGCGCTGACCCATATGTCGAATGTTCTCGGCACCATCAACCCGGTCGAAGAAATAATCGCGCTGGGACATAAACGGGGTGCAGTGGTGCTGGTTGATGGTGCCCAGAGTGTTCCGCATATGCCGGTTGATGTCATGGCGATGGATGCGGACTTTTTGGCCTTTTCGGCCCATAAGATGCTCGGTCCGACCGGCCTGGGGATACTCTACGGCAAGGAGCATCTCCTGAATGAAATGGAGCCGGTGACATTCGGCGGCGAGATGATCAGCGATGTGCAATTCGATTCGGTGAAGTGGAACACACTTCCCTGGAAATTCGAGGCCGGCACGCCACATATCGCAGGGGCAGTTGCTTTTGGCGCCGCACTGGATTATCTGGACAAACTGGGGATGGATAATATCCGGCGTCACGAAATGGAGCTGACAGCGTACGCACTGGAGAAACTGGCGAAACTGGATTATATAAAAGTATTCGGGCCGCAAGATGTTCGGTACCGTGGCGGTGCGGTTTCTTTTGTGGATAAGGATATACATCCGCACGACCTGGCGACGTTTCTGGACAGCTGTGGCATTGCCGTTCGCGCCGGGCATCACTGCGCCCAGCCGCTGACCCGGCTTCTGGGGGTATCTGCCACGACCCGCGCCAGTTTCTATTTGTATAATACCAAGGATGACATCGATGCCTTAATAAACGCTCTTAAAGAATCGAGAAGGTACTTCCATTATGACTGA
- a CDS encoding non-heme iron oxygenase ferredoxin subunit encodes MTGQYVKVCALSDMKEGDIMTVEVNGRPIVLVRYEGTIYALDDLCTHDGGSLGDGGAIGAEIVCPRHGARFDIKTGAATRMPAVFGIQTYDVKVEGNVVYVGIEA; translated from the coding sequence ATGACCGGGCAGTATGTAAAAGTTTGCGCCCTCTCCGATATGAAGGAAGGGGATATCATGACGGTTGAAGTAAATGGCCGGCCGATTGTGCTGGTCAGGTATGAGGGTACCATATATGCTCTCGACGATCTTTGCACGCATGACGGCGGCTCGTTGGGGGATGGGGGAGCAATTGGCGCTGAAATTGTTTGCCCGCGTCACGGGGCGCGCTTTGATATCAAAACCGGCGCTGCCACGCGAATGCCGGCGGTGTTCGGGATCCAGACCTATGATGTCAAAGTCGAAGGCAACGTTGTTTATGTCGGTATTGAGGCGTGA
- a CDS encoding SufD family Fe-S cluster assembly protein produces MITQTESKDKSVDITVSHQKSIDFRNTERGEPGWLYAVRKEAWRIYQETPLPERVTNLWRYTRPESFLVAQPDTLMHSRLSFNKDSDRQSHPAGAQYAAYGYNRDTITTVAKVDPLLEKSGLIFKDINSAVTENEELVKTYLGRLIGAGFGKFEALNLALWNIGFFLFVPDNMVIERPIRINRHPGGAFTAARLLAVIGKNSEVTIIDDFSGDPRVIDPSANTVTEIFAGDLSRVKYVNLQRLSPRCLSYHTERAEIGQGATIYPVFAGVGGAISKVNAGTILNGRGADSRMYGIVFGDDKQLFDYHTVHHHKANESTSNINFKVILKDKATSSYTGLIRIEKETANCEAYQENRNLLLNKGTRAESIPELEILADQVRCTHGATMGPIDPEMLFYLQSRGISSEDAVRVVVSGFVEPTISALPGDLQELMRNLIYGKLGGELK; encoded by the coding sequence ATGATTACGCAGACAGAATCAAAGGACAAAAGTGTGGATATTACAGTATCGCACCAGAAAAGTATTGATTTTCGCAATACTGAACGCGGCGAGCCGGGATGGCTCTATGCCGTGAGAAAGGAAGCCTGGAGAATTTATCAGGAAACGCCACTTCCCGAACGAGTCACCAATCTCTGGAGGTACACCAGACCGGAAAGCTTTCTCGTGGCTCAGCCCGATACATTAATGCATTCCCGGTTGTCTTTCAATAAAGATAGCGACCGTCAGTCCCATCCGGCGGGGGCGCAATATGCCGCTTATGGGTACAATCGTGACACCATAACAACCGTCGCCAAGGTCGACCCGCTGTTGGAAAAGAGCGGTTTGATTTTTAAGGATATCAATTCCGCCGTTACAGAAAACGAAGAACTCGTTAAGACATATCTGGGCAGGCTGATAGGCGCAGGTTTCGGCAAGTTTGAGGCGCTCAATTTGGCGCTATGGAATATCGGCTTCTTTCTCTTTGTCCCCGACAATATGGTGATTGAAAGGCCGATCAGAATTAATCGTCACCCCGGCGGCGCTTTTACGGCGGCGCGTCTTCTGGCTGTTATCGGAAAGAATTCCGAAGTAACGATCATTGATGATTTTTCCGGTGATCCCCGAGTAATTGATCCTTCGGCCAATACCGTAACCGAGATTTTCGCCGGCGATTTGTCGCGAGTGAAATATGTCAATCTCCAGAGACTTTCGCCGCGGTGCCTATCGTACCACACCGAGCGAGCGGAAATCGGGCAGGGCGCAACGATCTATCCGGTCTTTGCCGGAGTAGGCGGGGCGATTTCCAAAGTGAATGCCGGGACTATCCTGAACGGCCGCGGAGCCGACAGCCGGATGTACGGCATAGTTTTTGGCGATGATAAACAGCTTTTTGATTATCATACTGTGCATCATCACAAAGCAAACGAATCCACCTCGAATATCAATTTCAAAGTAATTCTCAAAGATAAAGCGACCTCATCTTATACCGGTCTGATTCGGATTGAGAAAGAAACGGCTAACTGCGAGGCGTATCAGGAAAACCGCAATCTTCTTTTGAATAAAGGCACCAGGGCCGAATCGATCCCCGAGCTGGAAATACTGGCCGACCAGGTGCGCTGCACCCACGGCGCCACCATGGGGCCAATTGATCCGGAGATGCTCTTTTATCTGCAGAGTCGCGGTATCAGTTCCGAAGATGCGGTCAGAGTGGTTGTTTCGGGATTTGTGGAGCCGACTATCAGCGCTCTTCCGGGCGACTTGCAGGAACTGATGAGAAATCTTATTTACGGCAAGCTGGGAGGAGAACTGAAATGA